The proteins below come from a single Deltaproteobacteria bacterium genomic window:
- a CDS encoding ATP-binding cassette domain-containing protein — protein KSTTINLICGVFGVTAGTIRFHGELMNGKPPHQRLRAGIARTFQNIRLFPNLTVWQNLWVAQNSPRDVSAQGFLPRWFGATRRTRREIGDLLELADLGHKDDELASNLAFGEQRRLEFARAAAARPSLLLLDEPAAGMNQQEIADLSQRIRRVRDSGVTILLVEHVMELVMGVTGQIAVLNFGRRIAFGTPGEVQGDKAVQEAYLGTAAPASERGDGSA, from the coding sequence CAAGAGCACCACCATCAACCTGATCTGCGGCGTCTTCGGCGTCACCGCCGGGACGATCCGATTCCACGGAGAGCTGATGAACGGCAAGCCGCCGCATCAGCGCCTGCGGGCGGGCATCGCCCGTACCTTCCAGAACATTCGGCTGTTTCCCAACCTTACCGTCTGGCAGAACCTTTGGGTGGCGCAGAACTCCCCTCGGGACGTCTCGGCGCAAGGGTTTCTGCCGCGCTGGTTCGGCGCCACCCGCCGGACGCGCCGGGAAATCGGCGATCTGCTCGAGCTCGCCGATCTGGGACACAAGGACGATGAGCTGGCATCCAACCTCGCGTTCGGGGAGCAGCGCCGCCTGGAGTTCGCCCGCGCCGCGGCCGCCCGCCCGAGTCTGCTGTTGCTGGACGAGCCGGCCGCCGGCATGAACCAGCAGGAGATCGCCGATCTGAGCCAACGCATCCGCCGTGTGCGCGATTCGGGGGTGACGATCCTGTTGGTGGAGCACGTGATGGAGCTCGTCATGGGCGTCACCGGGCAGATCGCGGTGCTCAACTTCGGACGCAGGATCGCTTTCGGCACCCCGGGCGAGGTGCAGGGCGACAAGGCCGTGCAGGAGGCTTACCTCGGGACCGCCGCCCCGGCTTCCGAGCGTGGCGACGGGAGCGCCTGA
- a CDS encoding ABC transporter ATP-binding protein, translating into MLSVRDIVTSYGNIEALRGISLDAAEGEITCLLGPNGAGKTTTLFTIAGILDAKSGSVVLNGEDLTRLPAAKVVSRGIALVPENRLVFPGMDVEENLRAGAYSRRVSAAEVAADIADMYRRFPRLEERRHQTAGTLSGGEQQMLAIARGLMARPRILLMDEPSIGLAPMIVAEIFDIIRELNAEGVTILLVEQNARMALSVAHKFYLIEGGRITFSGSPGELEQDEVIHRAYLGSRQE; encoded by the coding sequence ATGCTGAGCGTGCGCGACATCGTCACCTCCTACGGCAACATCGAGGCGTTGCGGGGCATCAGCCTGGATGCGGCCGAGGGCGAGATCACCTGCCTGCTCGGCCCCAACGGCGCGGGCAAGACCACGACCCTGTTCACCATCGCGGGAATCCTCGACGCCAAGTCCGGCTCCGTCGTCCTGAACGGCGAAGACCTGACCCGGCTGCCGGCAGCGAAGGTAGTGTCCAGAGGCATCGCGCTGGTGCCCGAGAACCGTCTGGTGTTTCCGGGCATGGACGTCGAGGAGAATCTCCGCGCCGGCGCCTACTCCAGGCGGGTCTCGGCGGCGGAGGTCGCGGCCGACATCGCGGACATGTACCGGCGCTTTCCGCGCCTGGAGGAACGCAGGCATCAAACCGCCGGCACCCTGTCGGGAGGCGAGCAGCAGATGCTGGCCATCGCCAGGGGCCTGATGGCCCGGCCCAGGATACTGCTCATGGACGAGCCGTCGATCGGGCTGGCGCCGATGATCGTCGCGGAGATATTCGACATCATCCGGGAGTTGAACGCGGAAGGCGTCACGATCCTCCTGGTGGAGCAGAACGCCCGCATGGCGCTGAGCGTGGCCCACAAGTTCTACCTCATCGAAGGCGGCAGGATCACCTTTTCCGGGTCGCCCGGCGAGCTCGAGCAGGACGAGGTCATTCAC